In Triplophysa rosa linkage group LG7, Trosa_1v2, whole genome shotgun sequence, the following proteins share a genomic window:
- the barhl2 gene encoding barH-like 2 homeobox protein isoform X2, with the protein MNGDFRLSDNNRTADFRSQATPSPCSEIDTVGTAPSSPISVTMEHPEPHLVQDTLHHHHHHHSQAQSLQLSPPHPLGQAGCAPRTATSSFLIKDILGDSKPLAACAPYSTSVPSPHHSPKTESAPDGIRPKLEQDENRSKLDKRDDIQSDLKCNGTKEEGDREISSSRDSPPIRSKKPRKARTAFSDHQLNQLERSFERQKYLSVQDRMDLAAALNLTDTQVKTWYQNRRTKWKRQTAVGLELLAEAGNYSALQRMFPSPYFYHPSLLGTVDSTTAAAAAAAMYSSMYRTPSTPHPSLQRPLVPRVLIHGLGPGGQPALNPISNSIPGTPHPR; encoded by the exons ATGAACGGGGATTTTCGTCTTAGTGACAACAACAGAACAGCGGATTTCAGGAGCCAGGCGACACCATCACCATGTTCGGAGATAGACACTGTGGGAACAGCCCCATCATCCCCGATCTCAGTCACGATGGAGCATCCAGAACCGCATCTGGTCCAAGACACCCTTCACCATCACCACCATCATCACAGTCAGGCTCAGAGTTTGCAGCTTTCTCCGCCTCATCCGCTCGGGCAGGCCGGCTGTGCCCCCAGGACTGCCACCTCCTCCTTTCTAATCAAAGACATTTTGGGCGACAGCAAACCGCTGGCAGCGTGCGCTCCTTACAGCACCAGCGTACCATCTCCACATCACAGCCCCAAAACAGAGAGCGCCCCGGACGGCATCAGACCCAAACTAGAACAAGACGAAaacagaagcaaacttgacaaAAGAGATGACATTCAGAGTGATTTGAAGTGCAACG GAACAAAAGAAGAGGGAGATCGGGAAATATCTAGTTCCAGAGATAGTCCGCCCATCCGCTCCAAGAAACCTCGCAAAGCGCGGACGGCCTTCTCCGACCATCAGCTCAACCAGTTGGAGCGCAGTTTCGAGAGACAGAAATACCTCAGTGTACAGGACCGAATGGACCTGGCAGCAGCCCTAAACCTCACAGACACACAAGTCAAGACCTGGTACCAAAATCGACG GACGAAATGGAAAAGACAGACGGCTGTCGGATTAGAACTGCTGGCTGAAGCAGGAAATTATTCGGCTTTACAGAGAATGTTCCCGTCCCCGTATTTCTATCACCCGAGCTTGTTAGGAACCGTGGACAGCACGACAGCGGCCGCCGCCGCCGCTGCCATGTACAGCAGTATGTACCGGACTCCGTCTACACCGCATCCATCACTCCAGAGACCGCTCGTCCCTAGAGTGCTCATTCATGGCCTTGGACCTGGGGGACAACCGGCACTAAACCCGATATCAAACTCAATACCGGGCACACCGCATCCTCggtaa
- the barhl2 gene encoding barH-like 2 homeobox protein isoform X1, giving the protein MEGSSGSSFGIDTILSTTNSGSSVLMNGDFRLSDNNRTADFRSQATPSPCSEIDTVGTAPSSPISVTMEHPEPHLVQDTLHHHHHHHSQAQSLQLSPPHPLGQAGCAPRTATSSFLIKDILGDSKPLAACAPYSTSVPSPHHSPKTESAPDGIRPKLEQDENRSKLDKRDDIQSDLKCNGTKEEGDREISSSRDSPPIRSKKPRKARTAFSDHQLNQLERSFERQKYLSVQDRMDLAAALNLTDTQVKTWYQNRRTKWKRQTAVGLELLAEAGNYSALQRMFPSPYFYHPSLLGTVDSTTAAAAAAAMYSSMYRTPSTPHPSLQRPLVPRVLIHGLGPGGQPALNPISNSIPGTPHPR; this is encoded by the exons ATGGAAGGATCCAGTGGGTCTAGTTTCGGAATAGACACTATTTTGTCCACAACCAATTCTGGCAGCTCAGTACTAATGAACGGGGATTTTCGTCTTAGTGACAACAACAGAACAGCGGATTTCAGGAGCCAGGCGACACCATCACCATGTTCGGAGATAGACACTGTGGGAACAGCCCCATCATCCCCGATCTCAGTCACGATGGAGCATCCAGAACCGCATCTGGTCCAAGACACCCTTCACCATCACCACCATCATCACAGTCAGGCTCAGAGTTTGCAGCTTTCTCCGCCTCATCCGCTCGGGCAGGCCGGCTGTGCCCCCAGGACTGCCACCTCCTCCTTTCTAATCAAAGACATTTTGGGCGACAGCAAACCGCTGGCAGCGTGCGCTCCTTACAGCACCAGCGTACCATCTCCACATCACAGCCCCAAAACAGAGAGCGCCCCGGACGGCATCAGACCCAAACTAGAACAAGACGAAaacagaagcaaacttgacaaAAGAGATGACATTCAGAGTGATTTGAAGTGCAACG GAACAAAAGAAGAGGGAGATCGGGAAATATCTAGTTCCAGAGATAGTCCGCCCATCCGCTCCAAGAAACCTCGCAAAGCGCGGACGGCCTTCTCCGACCATCAGCTCAACCAGTTGGAGCGCAGTTTCGAGAGACAGAAATACCTCAGTGTACAGGACCGAATGGACCTGGCAGCAGCCCTAAACCTCACAGACACACAAGTCAAGACCTGGTACCAAAATCGACG GACGAAATGGAAAAGACAGACGGCTGTCGGATTAGAACTGCTGGCTGAAGCAGGAAATTATTCGGCTTTACAGAGAATGTTCCCGTCCCCGTATTTCTATCACCCGAGCTTGTTAGGAACCGTGGACAGCACGACAGCGGCCGCCGCCGCCGCTGCCATGTACAGCAGTATGTACCGGACTCCGTCTACACCGCATCCATCACTCCAGAGACCGCTCGTCCCTAGAGTGCTCATTCATGGCCTTGGACCTGGGGGACAACCGGCACTAAACCCGATATCAAACTCAATACCGGGCACACCGCATCCTCggtaa